In a single window of the Petrotoga olearia DSM 13574 genome:
- a CDS encoding response regulator transcription factor: MPKVLIVEDDEDIRDILKTYLSLEDFEIFEAGTLSQMRNVLNKESNIDLILLDLMLPDGDAVDELPKVRALNREIGIIIISAKNTDGEKILGIESGADDYITKPFNPREVTARVRALLKRIKKSENKMVFGPMEIYSKNYSVRYEGKNIELTSKEFEILDLLARNSEKVYTREEIIDKIWFGDEFITDRVIDVHVSMIRSKIGKNWIKTIRNVGYKFNKNAYTVDNNGEK, from the coding sequence ATGCCTAAAGTTCTTATTGTTGAAGACGATGAAGATATCAGAGATATATTAAAAACTTATCTTAGTTTAGAAGATTTTGAAATCTTTGAAGCTGGCACTTTATCGCAAATGAGGAATGTTTTGAACAAAGAGTCAAACATTGACTTAATCTTATTAGATTTAATGTTACCTGATGGAGACGCCGTTGATGAATTACCAAAGGTTCGTGCTTTGAATAGAGAAATAGGTATCATAATCATTTCTGCAAAAAATACAGATGGAGAAAAAATTTTAGGAATCGAATCAGGAGCAGACGATTATATTACTAAACCTTTCAATCCTAGAGAAGTTACAGCGAGGGTTAGAGCATTATTAAAAAGAATCAAAAAATCTGAAAATAAAATGGTTTTTGGACCCATGGAAATATATTCAAAAAATTATTCAGTAAGATATGAAGGAAAAAATATTGAATTGACCTCAAAAGAGTTCGAAATACTAGATCTTTTAGCTAGAAATTCAGAAAAAGTCTACACAAGAGAAGAAATTATAGATAAAATTTGGTTTGGAGATGAATTTATTACAGATAGGGTAATAGATGTACACGTAAGTATGATCAGATCAAAAATAGGAAAAAATTGGATTAAAACTATTAGAAACGTTGGATACAAATTCAATAAAAATGCTTATACAGTAGATAACAACGGTGAGAAATAA
- the phoU gene encoding phosphate signaling complex protein PhoU, giving the protein MDYTHFETEMTRLSSEISKLLTIVLRSFENSIKALEDKNLELAEKVLKADDQIDDLNRQIEESVYQIVARFRPLAKDLRYAVTMIKFANNLERIGDLSCNIAEKTKTYAHIDLKDIVNNKEIKKMFGISLEMIKDSYKAFGERNIEEAVKIWKRDDEVDELENQVRKIAVKKLQDETFNKELVIPYILLARDIERIADHATNLCEEIVYIETGEEIEDYL; this is encoded by the coding sequence ATGGACTATACACATTTTGAAACTGAAATGACACGATTATCAAGTGAAATATCCAAGCTTTTAACTATTGTATTAAGATCGTTTGAAAATTCTATTAAAGCGTTAGAAGATAAAAATCTTGAATTAGCTGAAAAAGTCTTAAAAGCAGATGATCAAATAGATGATTTAAACCGTCAAATTGAAGAATCAGTCTATCAAATCGTTGCAAGATTTCGACCTTTAGCCAAAGATTTGCGATACGCCGTAACAATGATAAAGTTTGCAAACAATCTTGAAAGAATAGGGGATCTCTCTTGCAATATAGCTGAAAAAACTAAAACCTATGCACATATTGATTTAAAAGACATAGTTAATAATAAAGAAATAAAAAAGATGTTCGGTATATCTTTAGAGATGATAAAAGACTCATACAAAGCATTTGGAGAAAGAAACATTGAAGAAGCTGTAAAAATTTGGAAAAGAGACGATGAAGTAGACGAACTAGAAAATCAAGTTAGAAAAATAGCTGTGAAAAAATTACAAGATGAAACATTTAACAAAGAACTTGTCATACCATATATATTGTTGGCAAGAGACATTGAAAGAATTGCCGATCACGCTACCAACCTATGTGAAGAAATAGTTTACATAGAAACAGGAGAGGAAATCGAAGACTATCTATAA